TAAGTTGCGCATCAAACGATACTGCTGGTCGATGTACTCTTGACGAGACAGTAGCTTCTCTGGTGGAAACGCTTCAATGAGCTCAGCCCAAGTACGAGCGAGCTGTTTCACTGAGAATGGCTTAATGTCTTGAGACATTTTTTCACGCGCCTTGTCATCCAAGAATGGCTGCCAGCCTCTCGAAAGGATCCAGCGGCTAAGATCCAGCAACAAGCCTGCGTAACGCCCTGAGTGAATGAGCTTTAACATCTCTTCACGCTCAGGCAACTCTTGCTCCATCTCTTTAAGCTTAGCAACAAGAAACTTTCTTGCGTCTAGCTTTCTCAAAATGTGGCCTTTGTCTTCCAGCAAGGTCTCAAAGTGATCGTAGCTTTTTAGCCACTGCAACTCTTGCTCTAGCCATTTCAATTCTTGTCTCAAAATGGCGCTTGCGCGTCGCGGTACAATTCCACCGTAAACAGTCAGGACCTGGCGAATAAAGCTGAGCGCATGGCTGATCTCTTGCAAGGCCTCAATCGACTCATGCTCAACATAAATCTGCTCGTGATAATGCCAATGTGCCAGCGCATGCTCTAAGGAGTGAATAAAGCAGCTTTCAACACTATCTGTCGCCACAGTATCCACCAAATCCATGGTCTTGACTGGGTCGCCATCATAGTTAGCTGCCAGTCTATAGCCACGCGCCGCTTTACTTAGGTTACCAAGTCGAATGCCACCACTTTCACACAGCTCACGGGCCAGAGTGAACAAGGCATCTGTTTGTCCGGACTTTAGCTCGAGCTCAACTTCACAAATTGGGTAGGTTCTATCACCTGAAGAGACAACACCCTGATCAAACGCAACCTCAACCTGACTGCCATCAGTCATACCGATTAACCACTGTTCACGAGTGAAGTCGGTAGCAAATATTGGTAACAATTCTGATTGTAACGTCGCGATATCTTTCCCTTCTGGATAGATATCGGTAGGGTGAAGTGTTAAGTCTGGGATGTTAGAACTGTGTTCAGCGTTATATTCTGGACGTTGGTGCAGACCAGCCACAACGCGTCCTGCTGTCTTTACAGTCTGTACAAAAACATCGTCAAAGCGACGAATTCTGAGACCAATATCGTGTTGGCGCAGCCAGTTATCTGGCGTGTCGAAGTAAGTGTTTCCTAACTCACGACAACTGTGCTGAAGTACTTTTGTTTCAGCAATCTTGCTAAGCAAAGTTTCTGAAAATTCTGGAGAAACAAAAAACTTCAGTTCTATCTCGGTTTCCATAGTTTTACCTTTCGGGGGTACTGACAACAGGATATGAGCAATCGTACTAATCAGCAAGTGACAAATATCACCCAAATGATGATCTAAAACAGTTTAAATCGGCGTTTTAATGGGTTACCATGCGCGCCTTTATAGCCATCGCTCAACATTTCACCATGATATTGGTGTATGTTTATTTCAGGTTATATTAATTAGGTTGAACAACCATGCCAGTAAATACAATTATGGGGTTATTTGCAAAGTCCCCTATTAAGCCTTTGCAGCGCCACGTTGTGTGCGTAACAGAATGTTGCTCTCACCTTATCAACTTCTTTGAGACAAGCTCAAAGGGTGATTGGGAAAAAGCAGCGGAGATCCGTGCGCAGATTTCTCACCTAGAGAAGGAAGCCGACGTTTTGAAGCGTGAGATCCGTCTTAAACTACCACGCGGCCTGTTCTTGCCAGTGGACCGTAGCGATATGCTAGAGCTACTGACGCAGCAAGATAAGCTTGCCAACCTTGCCAAAGACATTGCCGGTCGTGTTTACGGTCGCCAACTTGTCATTCCTGCGCCACTTCAAGAAAACTTCATCGCTTACGTGAAGCGTTGTCTTGATGCAGCTAACCAAGCTCAGAACGTTATCAATGAGCTGGATGAACTGCTAGAGACGGGCTTTAAAGGTCGTGAAGTGACTCTGGTTGCAGAGATGATTCACCAACTCGATGTCATCGAAGATGATACCGATGCCATGCAAATCCAGCTTCGTCAGCAACTGATGACGATTGAACAAGATATGAATCCTATCGATGTCATGTTCTTGTACAAAATTCTTGAATGGGTCGGCGGTATTGCAGATCAAGCTCAGCGCGTAGGCGCTCGTCTTGAACTCATGCTGTCTAGGTCTTAAACACACGTTAACTAAGTAACAAAGAGCGAAGAAGTATTAGGCGTTGAGCACAGACAATGCTTAAGAGATTGCCCTGCGCCCGACTTTTGCTCCGCTTGTTATGAAACAAAACTAGGTTATTACAATGGATATTCTTGCAAACTACGGCACTATCCTGATTCTTGTTGCGGCGATGTTCGGTTTCCTTATGGCGATCGGTATCGGTGCAAACGATGTTGCCAATGCAATGGGTACTTCTGTTGGCTCTAAAGCTCTAACAGTTAAGCAAGCTATCATCATCGCGATGATCTTCGAATTCGCCGGCGCATACCTTGCTGGCGGTGAGGTAACAGACACTATCCGTAAGGGTGTGATTGAGACCTCTCTGTTTGCTCACCAGCCAGACGTTCTTGTGTTCGGTATGATGTCGTCACTATTGGCGGCAGGTACATGGCTATTGCTCGCGTCATACATGGGCTGGCCGGTATCTACGACTCACTCTATTATCGGTGCGATCATCGGTTTCGCTTGTGTGTCTGTCGGTACTGAAGCAGTAGACTGGGGTTCAGTAAAAGGCATCGTGGGTAGCTGGGTCATCACTCCGGTGATTTCAGGTTTCTTCGCTTACGTTATCTTTATCAGTGCACAACGCCTGATCTTTGATACTGAAAAACCGCTATTTAACGCAAAACGCTTCGTTCCGGTTTACATGTTCATTACCACTATGGTTATCGCACTGGTAACTATCAAGAAAGGTCTTAAGCACGTTGGCTTGCACCTTGAAGGTATGGAAGCATGGGCTTGGGCAGCGGGCGTTTCGTCTCTGGTTATGATTGGTGGTTACATCTACATTCAGCGTAAGTTTGCAGACCGTGAAGAAGACCATGGCTTCAGTGGCGTAGAAGGTATCTTCAGCGTGCTAATGGTTATCACAGCCTGTGCGATGGCATTTGCACACGGTTCAAATGATGTAGCGAACGCGATTGGTCCACTATCTGCTGTTGTGTCTACGGTTGAGCACATGGGTGAAATCACAGCGAAGAGCACCATCGCATGGTGGATTCTACCTCTAGGTGGTATCGGTATTGTTGTAGGTCTTGCGACTATGGGTCACAAGGTAATGGCTACTGTAGGTACCGGCATCACTGAGCTAACGCCAAGCCGCGGTTTCGCAGCACAGCTCGCAACAGCGTGTACTGTAGTATTAGCCTCTGGTACTGGTCTGCCAATCTCTACAACACAGACTCTAGTTGGTGCGGTATTGGGTGTTGGTTTCGCTCGTGGTATCGCAGCACTTAACCTAGGCGTTGTTCGTAACATCGTGGCTTCTTGGGTAGTGACTTTGCCTGCTGGTGCACTACTGGCAGTGGTATTCTACTACGCGATGCAAGCGGTATTTGGCGCATAAGCCAAAGCAAAACAAAAGTCAGGGAGATGTGAAGCTCACGTCATATTTGACTCAAATTCAAATAAAGGGAGGCTAAGCCTCCCTTCTTTGTTGCGCCCACTTAAGAAACTTCATACTATTTGGGCATTCTTAAAAGTTTACAATTTGAGAGTGCGTAACAGCCCTGCTGCTAGCGCTACTTTCTTCATCATTCCCCATTGATACACTTAAGGGACTTACTGTGAAAAAACTGATCTGCATGATCATGGTGTCGTTACTCGCTGCTCCTGCGGCGTTGGCTCAAGATCGTTATATTGCCGACAAGCTATTTACCTACCTACATTCTGGACCAAGCGCTCAGTACCGTATTATTGGTAGCATCAACGCAGGTGACAAGGTTCAGCTGCTATCGTCTAACCGTGAGACAGGTTACTCACAGGTCCAAGACAGCCGCGGTCGTAAAGGCTGGGTAGAATCTAAATTTGTCACGACTCAAGAAAGCATGGCGGTTAGACTGCCTCGTCTTGAGAAAGAACTGACGCAAGTGAAATCTCAGCTATCGAGCGCACGCGAAACAGCAGACAGTGAGAAAGGCGGCCTAGTCAGCTCGCTAGAAGCACGCAACAAGCAGATCGCTGAGCTTGAGCAAAACTACTCAGACATCAGTGAACAGCTGACCTCTTCTCAAACAGAAATCCGTGAGCTACGCGCTAAGCTAGACACACAGAAAGAAGACCTACTGCTTCGCTACTTCATGTACGGTGGCGGTGTAGCCGGTGCTGGTCTTCTATTCGGTCTGATTCTTCCGCATCTGATTCCGCGTCGTAAGAAAAGCCCGAATGGCTGGGCGTAATACGCTAACGCCATCAACACACAAAAAAACCGCCTTATAGGCGGTTTTTTTGTGTCGTTTGAATCGATTCTAATCGTCATCGAAGTTGAACAGCGACTCCATATTCAAACCCTGTTTCACTAGGATATCGCGCAACCTGCGAAGCCCTTCAACTTGGATCTGACGAACACGTTCACGAGTGAGGTTAATCTCTCTGCCAACCTCTTCAAGTGTCGATGGCTCGTAACCAAGAAGACCAAACCTTCGAGCCAGCACCTCTTTTTGTTTAGGATTTAGCTCATCTAACCAATGAATAAGTGATGATTTAATGTCATCGTCTTGGGTTGATACTTCTGGATCAGAATGGGTTGAATCAGGAATGATATCCAGTAGCGCCTTTTCACCATCTCCACCAATTGGCGTATCGACTGAGCTAATGCGCTCATTGAGGCGAAGCATTTTAGATACATCGCTGACCGGCTTATCGAGTTTTTGAGCGATCTCTTCAGCGGTCGGCTCATGGTCAAGCTTTTGCGACAGTTCACGAGCCGTACGAAGGTAAATATTCAGCTCTTTGACGACGTGAATTGGCAAACGAATGGTGCGCGTCTGATTCATCAAAGCACGTTCAATAGTTTGGCGGATCCACCAGGTCGCATAGGTTGAGAATCGGAAGCCACGTTCAGGGTCAAACTTCTCTACAGCACGGATCAAACCTAGATTGCCCTCTTCGATGAGATCAAGGAGTGCAAGGCCACGGTTGCTGTAGCGTCGAGAGATTTTCACAACGAGACGAAGGTTACTTTCAATCATACGTTTACGTGCAGCTTCATCTCCTTTGAGTGCACGTCTTGCATAAAGAACTTCTTCTTCAGCGGTAAGTAGTGGTGAGAAGCCAATTTCCCCTAGATAGAGCTGGGTCGCATCCAGGCTTTTGGCCGAGGCATCGTACAGGTCTTTCTCTTCGGCTTCTGAGTTGGAATCATCATTGGTCAATGTTGACTGCACAACATCAACGGATTCGTTTTCAATGTCGAAGTTTTCGTTCTTGGTTACTGCATTGCTGATACTCATAGCGCCTCCCCCTGGCGAGCTAGCAAGACATGACAACTCAACTATGTCGCTAACTTTCTCTGATTACGTCAATCAAATTGCAAGTAGCTTTTCGTACGTTGTAAACGTTATACGGCAGTTACGGCAAGTAGCGTTTAGGGTTTACCGATTTGCCTTGATATCGAATTTCAAAGTGCAGTCTTACGCTGTTGGTTCCGGAGCTTCCCATCGTAGCGATTTTTTGTCCGGCTTTGACACTTTGTCCTTCTGAGACCAATAGCCTATCGTTGTGTGCATATGCGCTTAAGTAGCTGTCGTTATGTTTGACGATAACGAGGTTTCCATAACCACGAAGTGCATTGCCCGAGTAAACCACAGTTCCTTTTGCAGTGGCGACAATGTCTTGACCACGCTGGCCAGCAATGTCTATCCCTTTGTTTCCTTGGTCCCCTGCAGAAAAGTTCTTTATTACACGTCCCTTTGTTGGCCAGACCCAGCTGGAGACTTTCGCGTTAGAGCTAGGCGGAGGTGTCGGCTTAGCTTTTGCTGTCTGCTGTGGCTTTGCTTGCGGCTTAGCGGTCTGTTTTGCCGTATTGGGTTTCGTGCTATTAACATTTTGTTTACCTTTAGACTCACCATACTCCTTTGTTTTGCTTTGATCAACCTTCTTTGCAGCCGTTTTTTGACTATTTTGTGTTGATGAGCTACTCGCTTTTGGAGCCGAGCTTGAGGCTGCTTTTGTGCTGCTTGAACTCGCTGCAGCCGTTGCTGCAGAAGCGGTCGCGACATCACCAGCCCCAGAACCACCAAATGCAGGTGGCGCATAAGCTTGACGCCACAAGTTGAGGCGTTGCCCCGGATGAATAGTATAAGGTGATTGAAGATTATTGAGTCTAATCAGGTCTTTAACATCTTTATCGGTGACGTAGGAGATAAAATAGAGGGTGTCACCTTTCTGGACTTCGTAGTAGCTACCTCGATAGCTGCCACGGGAGACATTATCGTACTTGCCTCCCAAATTTGAGACAGGCGCAGGCGAATGCCCAGCACACCCAATGAGTGCACTAGACAGAAAAACAACGGAAACCACTGCTTTCATTCGGCTTTGCATTTACGCCAATTCACCTGCTACGAGAGGAACAAACCTCACCAATTCAACAACTTCGGTACTAAAACTATCACCTTTACGGGTGATTTTTAATAATTGTTGCTCATTATCGCCGACTGGGATCACTAAACGTCCACCATCATTGAGCTGCGACAACAAGGCTTGGGGAACTTCGGAAGCAGCCGCGGTAACGATAATGGCATCGAATGGACCCTTTGCTTGCCAGCCCTGCCAACCATCACCATGCTTGGTGGAAACATTGTATATATCAAGGCGCTTCAATCGGCGTTTAGCTTCCCATTGCAGCGCTTTAATTCTTTCCACCGAGTAAACATGATCCACAAGCTGTGCGAGTACAGCAGTCTGATAGCCAGATCCCGTGCCGATTTCGAGTACGCGTGTCTCTCTTTCAAGATCCAGTAGTTCTGTCATCTTAGCAACAATATAAGGCTGCGAAATCGTCTGACCGGCACCGATAGGTAAGGCATTATTGTCGTAAGCTTGGTGAAGCATAGCCTGAGAAACGAACTGTTCTCTAGGTACAGCTAAAATGGCATCGAGCACCGATACGCTGTTCACTCCATGAGATCGGATAAACTCCACTAATTTTGCTGCTTGTGGGTTCATTAGTTACTCTCTCCCTGATACCCAACGTTCCATTGCGCCAATTGACTCATGAGCAGTTAAATCGACCTGCAAAGGTGTGATCGAGATATGCCCCTGTTCAATTGCATAAAAGTCGGTACCTATTCCAGCGTCTTGCTCCTTGCCAGGAGGTCCCAACCAATAGATATCATGACCACGCGGGTCTTGTTGTTTGATCATGCTCTCTGCATGATGTCGAGCGCCCAATCGTGTCACAGACACCTCGCCAAGATCTGCAAGGGCACGATCTGGGATATTAATGTTCAGTAATCGATTCGTGGGAACGCGCGTCGCTAAATGCCTTTCGACAAATTGACGAGCGATGATCGCTGCCGCTTTAAAATGCTGTTTACCGACCAAGCTGAATGCGATTGATTGTACACCTAGAAAGTGACCTTCCATTGCTGCAGCAACAGTTCCAGAGTAGAGCACATCATCACCTAGGTTCGCACCATGGTTGATCCCAGATAACACCAAGTCAGGCATATCATCTTTCATCAACTCGTTCAGGGCAAAGTGCACACAATCTGTCGGTGTGCCCTGCACTGAGTAGACTTTGGGCTCGATCTGATTGACTCGCAGGGGCTGCTCAAGAGTCAAAGAGTTTGAGGCGCCGGAACGATTACGATCTGGCGCTACAATAGTGACATCAGCGATCTGAGCCAGTTCCGCTGCTAAGGTGCGAATACCCTCGGCATGCACACCATCATCATTACTGATGAGAACTTTTATTCTTTTACTATCCATGAAACCTAGAATTGCCTTTCTACTTCTTCTACGTCTGCCAACTCTCTCAAGATTGATGTCGCAAAGCTGCCTGAATCAAGGAAGAAAGAGAGCGTTACGGCTTGTCCATCTGAGTCACTGTTTAGTGCCTCTGGTTTGAGCACAATCGCTCGTCGGTCGTGACGCATGCGATTACCGCGGATCAGAGCCATCAGATCAGGTTCGCCGTCAACAATGCTTTGCTCAAGCGCCATAGCCGCATCTTGTGTTGGTAGCGCATTATCACCTGCCAACGCTGCTGTGATCAGCCCTGTTTCATCCAGAATGTCACCAGGTAACTCTGAGTTAAAACAGCCTTGCTCAAGTCGCTTAGAAACGATTTGGTTAAAGATCCAAGAACGAGCTGCTGACAAATACAAGCTGCGCTTGTTCTGATTACGGGTGCGAACATTCTCACGCCCCCAACGCTTTGCTTCCGTAACGTTGTTGCCATCGCGACCAAAACGCTGTTGACC
This window of the Vibrio maritimus genome carries:
- a CDS encoding inorganic triphosphatase, whose product is METEIELKFFVSPEFSETLLSKIAETKVLQHSCRELGNTYFDTPDNWLRQHDIGLRIRRFDDVFVQTVKTAGRVVAGLHQRPEYNAEHSSNIPDLTLHPTDIYPEGKDIATLQSELLPIFATDFTREQWLIGMTDGSQVEVAFDQGVVSSGDRTYPICEVELELKSGQTDALFTLARELCESGGIRLGNLSKAARGYRLAANYDGDPVKTMDLVDTVATDSVESCFIHSLEHALAHWHYHEQIYVEHESIEALQEISHALSFIRQVLTVYGGIVPRRASAILRQELKWLEQELQWLKSYDHFETLLEDKGHILRKLDARKFLVAKLKEMEQELPEREEMLKLIHSGRYAGLLLDLSRWILSRGWQPFLDDKAREKMSQDIKPFSVKQLARTWAELIEAFPPEKLLSRQEYIDQQYRLMRNLYTGVGFASLYSMEERNNFRLPWADLLQGIDDLQMLELLEKLVDKLEGEEREQLERWLRRQESSILHAMEQTRQISIEAEPYWQN
- a CDS encoding TIGR00153 family protein, with amino-acid sequence MPVNTIMGLFAKSPIKPLQRHVVCVTECCSHLINFFETSSKGDWEKAAEIRAQISHLEKEADVLKREIRLKLPRGLFLPVDRSDMLELLTQQDKLANLAKDIAGRVYGRQLVIPAPLQENFIAYVKRCLDAANQAQNVINELDELLETGFKGREVTLVAEMIHQLDVIEDDTDAMQIQLRQQLMTIEQDMNPIDVMFLYKILEWVGGIADQAQRVGARLELMLSRS
- a CDS encoding inorganic phosphate transporter, which gives rise to MDILANYGTILILVAAMFGFLMAIGIGANDVANAMGTSVGSKALTVKQAIIIAMIFEFAGAYLAGGEVTDTIRKGVIETSLFAHQPDVLVFGMMSSLLAAGTWLLLASYMGWPVSTTHSIIGAIIGFACVSVGTEAVDWGSVKGIVGSWVITPVISGFFAYVIFISAQRLIFDTEKPLFNAKRFVPVYMFITTMVIALVTIKKGLKHVGLHLEGMEAWAWAAGVSSLVMIGGYIYIQRKFADREEDHGFSGVEGIFSVLMVITACAMAFAHGSNDVANAIGPLSAVVSTVEHMGEITAKSTIAWWILPLGGIGIVVGLATMGHKVMATVGTGITELTPSRGFAAQLATACTVVLASGTGLPISTTQTLVGAVLGVGFARGIAALNLGVVRNIVASWVVTLPAGALLAVVFYYAMQAVFGA
- a CDS encoding TIGR04211 family SH3 domain-containing protein → MKKLICMIMVSLLAAPAALAQDRYIADKLFTYLHSGPSAQYRIIGSINAGDKVQLLSSNRETGYSQVQDSRGRKGWVESKFVTTQESMAVRLPRLEKELTQVKSQLSSARETADSEKGGLVSSLEARNKQIAELEQNYSDISEQLTSSQTEIRELRAKLDTQKEDLLLRYFMYGGGVAGAGLLFGLILPHLIPRRKKSPNGWA
- the rpoS gene encoding RNA polymerase sigma factor RpoS, producing the protein MSISNAVTKNENFDIENESVDVVQSTLTNDDSNSEAEEKDLYDASAKSLDATQLYLGEIGFSPLLTAEEEVLYARRALKGDEAARKRMIESNLRLVVKISRRYSNRGLALLDLIEEGNLGLIRAVEKFDPERGFRFSTYATWWIRQTIERALMNQTRTIRLPIHVVKELNIYLRTARELSQKLDHEPTAEEIAQKLDKPVSDVSKMLRLNERISSVDTPIGGDGEKALLDIIPDSTHSDPEVSTQDDDIKSSLIHWLDELNPKQKEVLARRFGLLGYEPSTLEEVGREINLTRERVRQIQVEGLRRLRDILVKQGLNMESLFNFDDD
- the nlpD gene encoding murein hydrolase activator NlpD; translated protein: MQSRMKAVVSVVFLSSALIGCAGHSPAPVSNLGGKYDNVSRGSYRGSYYEVQKGDTLYFISYVTDKDVKDLIRLNNLQSPYTIHPGQRLNLWRQAYAPPAFGGSGAGDVATASAATAAASSSSTKAASSSAPKASSSSTQNSQKTAAKKVDQSKTKEYGESKGKQNVNSTKPNTAKQTAKPQAKPQQTAKAKPTPPPSSNAKVSSWVWPTKGRVIKNFSAGDQGNKGIDIAGQRGQDIVATAKGTVVYSGNALRGYGNLVIVKHNDSYLSAYAHNDRLLVSEGQSVKAGQKIATMGSSGTNSVRLHFEIRYQGKSVNPKRYLP
- a CDS encoding protein-L-isoaspartate(D-aspartate) O-methyltransferase, yielding MNPQAAKLVEFIRSHGVNSVSVLDAILAVPREQFVSQAMLHQAYDNNALPIGAGQTISQPYIVAKMTELLDLERETRVLEIGTGSGYQTAVLAQLVDHVYSVERIKALQWEAKRRLKRLDIYNVSTKHGDGWQGWQAKGPFDAIIVTAAASEVPQALLSQLNDGGRLVIPVGDNEQQLLKITRKGDSFSTEVVELVRFVPLVAGELA
- the surE gene encoding 5'/3'-nucleotidase SurE — protein: MDSKRIKVLISNDDGVHAEGIRTLAAELAQIADVTIVAPDRNRSGASNSLTLEQPLRVNQIEPKVYSVQGTPTDCVHFALNELMKDDMPDLVLSGINHGANLGDDVLYSGTVAAAMEGHFLGVQSIAFSLVGKQHFKAAAIIARQFVERHLATRVPTNRLLNINIPDRALADLGEVSVTRLGARHHAESMIKQQDPRGHDIYWLGPPGKEQDAGIGTDFYAIEQGHISITPLQVDLTAHESIGAMERWVSGRE
- the truD gene encoding tRNA pseudouridine(13) synthase TruD — translated: MTDVLNELNYLYGKPAVSAKFKASNEDFIVKEVLGFEFTGEGEHLMLRVRKNGENTSFVANELAKVCGVKSKDIGWAGLKDRHAITEQWLSVHLPKKNVPDFSAFLAQYPSIEIVATDWHNKKLRPGDLAGNEFEIRLTEVSDVEGLMERVAKVSESGVPNYFGQQRFGRDGNNVTEAKRWGRENVRTRNQNKRSLYLSAARSWIFNQIVSKRLEQGCFNSELPGDILDETGLITAALAGDNALPTQDAAMALEQSIVDGEPDLMALIRGNRMRHDRRAIVLKPEALNSDSDGQAVTLSFFLDSGSFATSILRELADVEEVERQF